A part of Diceros bicornis minor isolate mBicDic1 chromosome 32, mDicBic1.mat.cur, whole genome shotgun sequence genomic DNA contains:
- the CHD9NB gene encoding CHD9 neighbor protein, protein MGCHSSKSTQVAGESQKPGEQPAGEEPDLEAGTEAADGKDASLQDGVPEPKS, encoded by the coding sequence ATGGGATGCCACTCCAGCAAGAGCACCCAGGTGGCGGGGGAGTCTCAGAAGCCTGGAGAACAGCCCGCGGGAGAAGAGCCAGATCTGGAGGCTGGCACTGAGGCAGCAGATGGCAAAGACGCCTCCTTACAGGATGGCGTCCCTGAGCCGAAGAGCTGA